ctcaggactcttCCTTAACAGGTTATTTGTACTGTGTGATACAAAATTCACAGAAGCGTAAGGGTTTTCTCTTGGTCCCTTTGGATTCACCGTACCTGCTACAATTCTCTGAGAGCATTCAAATTTCATCCCCAAATGAAATTCTTTTGGCCATCGACAGAGACTGGGTAGGTTGAGGTTTAAGACCCAGTAGCCTGGGGATACCATGAAGCAGAAAGGCTGGCCCAGCTCGAATACAGCCCTACCTTGATTATCTGACCATCTCTTATCCAGACTTCTTTTTCATCTAGACATGTTCACGCAGTGAAGacgagaaaaacaacaacaacaacaacaacaacaacaacaacaacaacaacaaagctttacaaaacacacaatatttcgtcaaaatttcaaacagaAACATGATAGGAATCTTACATGAAAATGATACATGGCATTATCAATTTATGTACTTTGTGATGTGAAATTACATAAATCacctggaatgcccctttaaaccCTCTTTTCTCCATTATGCTCTGAAACTACCCTGGCTCCCTCTCTCTTACAGGTACCATTGGGaccagtgatttaaaagatgttccagTTATCATATTTAATGCATATCTGTAGatcagttgtatcataaaatatcctaccatgtaaaaattttgcaatgaagtctgaagtataaggagatatcactattttttctcaatatacCATATCTGTACACAGCTTCATCTGGAAGCAATTTTATGATAACTATtggtcacattttgtatattgaacaatacttaaacattgattatattcattaacatttttacattggttgtttttatctctaactcacattttagaactattttgaagcactaaaactgggtttttgtttcatctgcaaatgttaaATAACGCCTTTAATATTTCAATCACTTTTCATAGGATTGGATGGCCTAATTTTAACAAGATGTATATCATTTGAAATCGTGGAGATGAAACTTTGTAGAAAAGAGGAAATTCATTTCGGCCTActgtttgttggttttgagctgggtggtGACAAATAGCATTATACTAGATGGCATAAAACCTACTCATATTGTTTGGAAACTGTGTTTGTCCAGAGTAAATTAAACAGAGTATTCTATCTAATTGTACACTATGCTGTGATTTCAGATCGGCATTAAAAAATGGGTCGTGGACATCCGCCATGAGGGCACTCACAATAAAAAACCTGATGCCACACGAGTGGAAGGGGCGGTGCGCTTTTGCTTAGACTGGCTGAAGGAAAAATTCTGGCTTCCACAAATGGAGGCAATGGAGAATAACTACACAGATGGTGAACTGGACAATAACACCAAGAGTGAGTATGAGGGATCCTACAATTAATTGGTATTTGTGGATTTGCTGTTAGCTCACCTCAGCCAAAGGCTGAAGTGCATCATCTGTTGTGCTTTGTCCGTCTTCCTATTAAAACTTTTTAGTTCcctcttgaaaaccccatggcaaattttcaccaaactttgttggtatcatccctttaataggTGATAGAATATATCATTGtatgaatgggcaccatggcctaATGGACACCCCAGAAGCACAATGCCCCAAGGGTTGGGGTTTGAGCCAAAGTCCCCAAATTAGGGAATCTTTACAAAGCCTATTCTCAACAGCCAGAAGTGATGGAGGTAAGTTAATGTTATGGAGTTAGTAAATTGGTGACTGTGGTATCGCCAGTATGATACAATATagaaatggacaccatgccccctgGAGACTCTcaaagctccccccccccatgtcatTTGGAAATTGTCCAATGAGTTTTCATAAGCTTTCCCTAGCCAAGAGCTATTGTGAACTATTGTGATTACATTTTGtgtagtacatacatgtatcacactGTGGATACCTTTTTGACATTTGAAGATACATTGGGCCCTGAAGGAGGGGCTTGCAACTAAGTCAGTGATATACAGGTGTACCATCAAgggatatggggggggggataccaaGGACATCATCTTGGAGCTAGGATGAGCATCAAGCCCTCACCCCCACGCACcccctaaaaagaaaaaaaagaaaaaaaaaagaaacaatggttAACAGCTTGAATTTGTATTGGTGTTTTTTTTCCACCTATTGACATCCACAGAGAAAATAATGGACGCCGTGAAAAGTTACTGTGAAGCAAAATATTCAGCGGTAGGTACCCTGTAGCATTCTTCACAAAACATTTataaacttttttgtttttgtcttattGTAATTTTGCTGTTTATGCACCTTGACCACTCTACAGAGTGGATTTGATGCAATCATTATCTAGTATTATTTCTGTTTTGCCTAAGTTATACTTTTGTTGAGAAGACCCTCTGACATAGGGTCGTAAATATTAACTGTCATGCGTGGATCCTTGATTTCAATGGAAATACAGTATTTAGTATGTGGTATTGATGTACTGTGTGACTtgtgtgttttggtttttgtttgacAAACATGGCAGTTTGATGAATGTGTACAAGTGATGATTACGGGAGGATTTGACCTtgccttttattttatttttttattttttatttttgcttctaaATGCTCTTTTTGAATTACAGTAAATTCATTCTTAATTGATTCTTGTTCTTCAATGTTAAATTGGCTGTGCCTTTGCTGGAGTGTAGTGTGCTCTCTTCAGAGACTTACTTCAGAATCCATGATGCCAAGAGAATGTCTCCAAACTTGAAATATAATTTCTTTCACAGAGTCTTTGAGGAGTTTCTTGTAATGATTTACTCGCCTCCCCTTCTGTTTGCACTTTGTTCATATAACAGGTGCCAAATGGAAAGCCCATGGAGACTGCTACAGATCCTGAGAAGCCAGAGCAAGTCTTTCAACAGCTGAAGAAGAAACTCAGGCAAACTCCTGCCATGTAAGATTGTTATGTTTGACAATCAGGTTTTCTTGATGTGTGAGGTTATAAAGAGTAAGatcatatatgtgaccgtgctcacaaaaccaacaaaaagtcttgtacattgattttgtttgaggaaTGAAAATAGGTAAAATGAGTCAACCCAGCCAGTCTTGagttttgtatattttctgaaagagcaagtcttcttctacattatacttaagtctgctctttcagaatctgctctaaACTCAAAatctatgtctggcgactttttgttggttttgtgatgcagggtcacatatgaaagGTTCAGAGAAAAGATGTAAGAATGTGAAATATCGGTAATTATAATTtaattgtcttttcttttcttttttacccaGGGTAGCTAGCCTCTTTAGTGTTTCCACTGCTCCACCAGAGGACCTTGCCATTAAACATAACATTGCCACATACCAATTTATACACCTGGGCTGATCACAGAGGGACATGATAAGTAAAATTATCTTGTCCAAAGATGTAGGCACTTGAACACATTGAAGGGATTTGAACTTGACCTCCAACTGAAAATCAGAAAGTCTTATTCACTATGTTGCAGTGCCCCCTGTAAGACATAGGAAATGACATACAATTTTGTGGGTACAGCAGATCATGCTCATCACTTGGGATGATGTGTTGTACACAGAAGACTTTATCTATGGGTgcattcgagcgctctcctaaagcataccgtaccgtaccgtaccttACCTGCGCCAGAGGAACGCTCGAACGCTCCTATAAGTGTAccatactgtactgtactgagCCAAAAGTGggccacttcccgatgtgctccaaaagtgtacaaaaagttcgctgtaaagcatgcgcgtatcatgcacATATGTCACAATGCAAGAACATCATTCTCTctgttcgggacagctgtaagtagttcaagcgccaggtggatgacattcttcctacaaaaatgtgtgacatTCTCTAAAAATAATTTGTGAGGTACACTTTCTCAACAGAGCACTGGAACGCTCCAAAACTGGCATGGTACAGTAcactttagttcagttcgctttggttcgctttagagtgCTCAAATGCACCCTTTGTGTGTTTTCTCTTTGCCCTTCCACTAGTAAGgtacatttcattatttcactaTTACCAGATACTTACAAAGTTCAACATTTTGgcagtttattttgattgcTTTAATTGAGTAGAATGACACTCGTGTATGAACCTTTTTCTGCAAACATTTACCTTTCTACAGGGAATATCTTTCCTACCTTCTGGTGTCCTCATATGGCTACCTCATACCGAACACGGAACAAAGACAGAAGCTTGGAGTGGTTGATGGTATGTATCAATCATTGATGACGGTGCTTTTTGACTATCCTTTGAGCTGTGCAGTGGAACTACATTTTCCTCTGTACATGCAAAGTGCACATTTGGCTGGCTGTGTTTAGTTTCcaggaggcattatgtttccgtgttgtccgtccatccatccatccctaCATATTATGTACGTCTTTCTGTCTGTAATCTATTTTGTGGACAGGGCAACTTACGGAGCGCCATTTGAGTTGACGAagctgtgcctatcaacttttgtgtgcacatgcacagggtcagaggtcaagaaaaaaataattatttcccTCTGTATCTCTGCAATGTCTGAGGGTTTTTCCATGAAACTGAGTGtatacattttacatgtattacaagATAAAGAttatgtaggaaaaaaaaaatagccatggagtcaaaggtcagaggtcaagtgaaaatgctaaaatttcacactttttcctccatatctctgAAGTGGCTCAAGGTGTCTACATGAaacttattattgttatcattattatgcatGTACCACCAGAGAGTAGTTTTTGTGGGAATTAGGGGTCACAGGGTctaaggtcaagggtcaaaagtcaggttaaaatgctgaaattacaATTATGTTCTCCATACCCTTAATTAAACTAGGTATGTACATTTATCAATGCACAATGATACTGTTGGGAAAGATATGagccatttgataaaaggtcaAGTGTAAATGttaaaaatatcacatttcttcatgtgttttgaaaatggctcaaagaATTGTGAAAATTTGATATTGCCAGTTGGTGACTATCTGAAGTAGTGGGCTAGGGTCAAAGGGCAACGGACAGAGGTCGagtgaaaatgcccaaattACTAACTACTTGCTCTGTAAAACAAGTCAGCCATCCAAATGGAACCTGGTTCAAGGATGTACACACTCCACACATTTGAGGTTATGccaaactttcaaacatgtcatttcaattttttgccaattgtgtgaaaccaTTGTCTCAgattgtcaagatgtactatagacctattgggagaaccatgtGATATGGTGGAGACAGTACccattgccatttttttttttttttttttttttgctttttgatgttttgttttgttttgtttttttataataaGTTATGCTGATATTTAGTACATTGGTGAAACAGTCtttgggtgcgttcgagcgctctcctaatgtactgtaccgagccaaaagtggaccacctCCCGATGTGTTCCAAAAACATACCAAAAGCTTACCAAAAGTTCtctgtaaagcatgcgcgtatcatgcacATTTGTCACAATGccaaaacatcattctctttgttcaggACAGCTGCATGTAGTTCAAGTGCCAGgtggatgacattcttgctacaaaaatgtgtgaccttttctaaaaataactagTGAGGTATGCTTTCTCAACAGAGTGCTTGAACACTCCAAAACTTACATGGTACAatacggtacgctttagttcagttcgctttggttcgccatagagcgctcgaacgcaccctttgTTACAATTTTACAAAATCCATCATAAATGGCTTTTTCAGACCTGAAAAGGCAAGGGAACAAGATCTTACAACTTGCCATCTCATCTTCTCCGACCCCAGGAGGTCGATTAAACAGGATCTCATGCTGTAAAAGCTGTTACTTTCACAAGTTTTGCAAAACACTGTTAGGCCACAGATTGAACTCtacacaaaaatattgccaaCAGACATTAGTGTACTTGCGATAACCTCAGCGTCAAGTTTGCGAAAAGAACATCTcgcaaatatatatgtatatgaaaatgACATCTTTTACAGTATCTTGCTTTGTGATCAGTAGCACTTACTAGGTTCGGGGGCTGTCAttcatatgtacaatgtatggggCCCTCCGTGAATGCGCTTTGTCAATTTAACATTACTTTCACAGATAACTTCAATGGTGAAAAGGGTATTCCTGGTCCAGTCCTAGCTGTGTGGACACCTGTGCTTTATTACCTCTGCAGCACCATCAACTTGGACTTGGCTCCTGTGCTGGTAAACAGCATTGTGGAGAAGCTTAACACCTTAGCCAAACGCCAAGGACCTGAATCTGAGGATGCCGTGTTCATCAGCTATCTGAAAGGCTGGGCTAAGGAGCTAATCAAAAGAGAGCAGAGCCCAGCAGAAGGTATGTCGGAAAACAAACCAGAACCCTGTTGCACAAAAGTTAAAGGGGAATTGACCCTAAATATACAtgggattgagtaaatgcagcaatattagtagaacacatcagtgaaaatttgagaaaaatcagacaatccgttcaaaagatAGGaatttttgtctcgcccaccggaggtgaaggtgaaggcgagactaagggatccaaatggcgtccgtccgtcgtccgtccgtcgtccgtcacaaatgttaaagtttacctgcaagactctcttatgatgcataacttggcaactgttacagcaatggcaaccacacttgggtgatagaagcactaggggtatcttcatgttatggtgttgtcggaggtcatgtaatgatgtcaaaggtcatttgaggtcatatattaaagagtatgtgcaagactctttttctatgttaaagtttacctgctaagactctcttttgacaaataacttcacataagttgcttggattacaacctaacttgggtcatagatgcactgggggtaccttcatgttatggtgccgttggaggtcataggataaggtcaaaggtcatttgaggtcatacgttaaagtttacttgcaagactctcttatcacacgtaactcgacacatgttgctacaatggcaatcaaacttgggtgatggatgcactgggggtaccttcatgtaaTGGTGCCGtaggaggtcacatgataagatcaaaggtcatttgaggtcatacgtttaagtttacttgcaagactctcttatcacacgtaaatcagcacatgttgctacaatggcaatcaaacttgggtgatggtagatgtctcttgggaagttgaaggttaccacaaggtcaaaggtcacagacaggggtcaacgaacttttagggcccaatgttaagtttttagggcgcatttcgtttatggctcataacttttgatccctttgtccgtttgtgaccaaacttggatggaagatgtcccttggggaggtgaaggtcgtcacaaggtcaaaggtcacagacaggggtcaacaaacttttagggcccaatgttacgtttttagggcgcgttttgattgtggctcataacttttgatccctatgtccgtttgtgaccaaacttggacggtagatgtcccttggggagttaaaggtcatcacaaggtcaaaggtcataagcaggtcaaataacttctgggagttataaaaaatattaattccttgtatgcgaatgggcgagacacaatttggcacttgccttgttgaAATTTGGTGACGATAGcgctggatcagaagactactacagatcatgacatcacatatgtactatgatataaagaaagtataaagaaaattccacaaaatatcatttcataagaaaagtacacattccctagacttgttactgacatatgtcaagggtaatagtgttccccctgctttctgataGAGGTAAGtctagtgctctttcattatgctagaaaagtgacaaatgttaacttttctttatattttctttactgtaaaagtggtttctttcacggtggttttattttcgcgcttttcgtgctttgaggttgaaccgcgaatttaacatcagGCGAAAATAGTTTGAACTCGCAGGTTGTTACAGCGCTAattgcgcacatgcacacaccaaGATTCCGCACATTGAGTGTACTGATGGTCAACACACACAGTGATACCGCGCAGTGTAGGTAGGTATACCGCAAGTATGTTATAAAGTAGTACTCGAGAGACATGATTTCAGGTGAGCCTGcataaaatttttatttttatttaataaataaaagaataattggattatagtttgggttttcatgtacaaaatattaatGCTGACTAtgaattcacagattttgccGACTGTGAATTTAAACACACGCGAAAAA
The DNA window shown above is from Diadema setosum chromosome 22, eeDiaSeto1, whole genome shotgun sequence and carries:
- the LOC140245175 gene encoding uncharacterized protein encodes the protein MDAVKSYCEAKYSAVPNGKPMETATDPEKPEQVFQQLKKKLRQTPAMEYLSYLLVSSYGYLIPNTEQRQKLGVVDDNFNGEKGIPGPVLAVWTPVLYYLCSTINLDLAPVLVNSIVEKLNTLAKRQGPESEDAVFISYLKGWAKELIKREQSPAEENDGPEKRGEKFRRGKRLWKTAVKTCLQRPHEQTEAIFKSLLPLATDSCVNGSGQELVNLFTLMARGPNGSTLLQSSANRLGIERLLEAQSPTYRNGQSAEPPVLEEREGLEPWSVSTASTA